A genomic stretch from Arachis stenosperma cultivar V10309 chromosome 3, arast.V10309.gnm1.PFL2, whole genome shotgun sequence includes:
- the LOC130968713 gene encoding probable nucleoredoxin 2 isoform X1, with translation MFYSSFHYVMVSSFDVAFVEDRASQAKDKCHLNRSSSIYSLLCTRGLLLPTNSGPFRCHVPFVNLEGTRFYPLLFSSLLSTSVKVSDLEGKVVGLFFGANWYPPCRGFTQMLVGIYEELKSSVPQQFEIVYVSSDEDLDAFNGFYGTMPWLAIPFSDLETKKALNRKYDVEGIPCLIMLQPDGSKDDATIRDGVELIYRYGIQAYPFSKERLEQLHEQEREKRENQTLANLLANHHRDYVLGQTGLIQVPIASLVGKTVGLYFSAEWCVPCAKFTPKLISIYHKIKQELSEKGSEEDFEIVLVSHDRDKASFDSYYGTMPWLALPFGDPEIKNLARHFDVQGIPCLVIIGPTGKTITGHGRNLINLYQENAYPFTGEKVLQLEKQLTEEAKGLPRLVRHEGHRHELNLVSDGNGGGPFICCVCDEQGSNWAYQCLECGYEVHPRCVTNAPEHDNNVVVGR, from the exons atgttttatagttctTTTCATTATGTGATGGTGAGTTCCTTCGATGTTGCTTTCGTGGAGGACCGAGCATCCCAGGCGAAGGACAAGTGTCACCTAAACCGTTCATCTAGCATTTACTCTTTGCTTTGTACACGTGGCCTATTATTGCCTACAAACAGTGGGCCATTTCGGTGCCATGTCCCTTTCGTGAATCTGGAAGGGACTCGATTCTATCCGCTTCTCTTCTCTTCCCTTCTTAGTACCTCG GTGAAAGTTTCTGATCTTGAAGGAAAAGTAGTGGGCCTATTTTTCGGTGCCAACTGGTACCCACCATGCCGTGGATTCACCCAAATGCTAGTTGGAATCTACGAGGAGCTGAAAAGCAGTGTCCCTCAACAATTTGAGATTGTGTATGTGTCCTCTGATGAGGATTTGGACGCCTTTAATGGCTTCTATGGAACCATGCCGTGGCTTGCAATTCCATTCTCAGATTTGGAAACAAAGAAAGCCTTGAACAGAAAGTATGACGTGGAAGGCATTCCATGCTTGATTATGTTGCAACCCGATGGAAGCAAAGACGATGCAACAATTCGCGATGGGGTTGAACTTATATATCGCTATGGAATCCAAGCTTATCCTTTTAGTAAGGAGAGGTTGGAGCAGTTGCACGAGCAAGAGAGAGAGAAGCGTGAGAACCAGACTCTCGCTAATTTACTTGCTAACCACCATAGAGACTATGTTTTGGGTCAAACCGGACTCATTCAG GTACCTATTGCATCTTTAGTGGGTAAAACTGTTGGACTCTACTTTTCAGCGGAATGGTGCGTGCCATGCGCGAAGTTCACTCCGAAACTAATTTCCATTTACCACAAGATCAAGCAGGAGCTAAGTGAAAAGGGTTCAGAGGAAGACTTTGAAATAGTGCTGGTTTCCCACGACCGTGACAAAGCATCATTTGACTCTTACTACGGTACCATGCCATGGCTAGCTTTGCCTTTTGGGGACCCAGAGATCAAGAACCTCGCTAGGCACTTCGATGTGCAAGGGATTCCTTGCTTGGTAATCATAGGCCCCACTGGTAAAACCATAACGGGGCACGGGAGGAACTTAATAAACTTATACCAAGAAAATGCATACCCTTTCACCGGTGAGAAAGTGCTGCAGCTGGAGAAACAACTAACTGAAGAGGCGAAGGGGCTTCCAAGATTGGTGCGCCATGAAGGGCATAGACATGAGCTGAATTTGGTGTCTGATGGGAATGGAGGTGGGCCATTCATATGCTGTGTGTGTGATGAACAAGGATCTAATTGGGCCTACCAGTGTCTCGAATGTGGCTATGAAGTGCATCCAAGGTGCGTTACTAATGCTCCAGAACATGACAATAATGTCGTCGTGGGAAGATGA
- the LOC130968713 gene encoding probable nucleoredoxin 2 isoform X3 — MLVGIYEELKSSVPQQFEIVYVSSDEDLDAFNGFYGTMPWLAIPFSDLETKKALNRKYDVEGIPCLIMLQPDGSKDDATIRDGVELIYRYGIQAYPFSKERLEQLHEQEREKRENQTLANLLANHHRDYVLGQTGLIQVPIASLVGKTVGLYFSAEWCVPCAKFTPKLISIYHKIKQELSEKGSEEDFEIVLVSHDRDKASFDSYYGTMPWLALPFGDPEIKNLARHFDVQGIPCLVIIGPTGKTITGHGRNLINLYQENAYPFTGEKVLQLEKQLTEEAKGLPRLVRHEGHRHELNLVSDGNGGGPFICCVCDEQGSNWAYQCLECGYEVHPRCVTNAPEHDNNVVVGR, encoded by the exons ATGCTAGTTGGAATCTACGAGGAGCTGAAAAGCAGTGTCCCTCAACAATTTGAGATTGTGTATGTGTCCTCTGATGAGGATTTGGACGCCTTTAATGGCTTCTATGGAACCATGCCGTGGCTTGCAATTCCATTCTCAGATTTGGAAACAAAGAAAGCCTTGAACAGAAAGTATGACGTGGAAGGCATTCCATGCTTGATTATGTTGCAACCCGATGGAAGCAAAGACGATGCAACAATTCGCGATGGGGTTGAACTTATATATCGCTATGGAATCCAAGCTTATCCTTTTAGTAAGGAGAGGTTGGAGCAGTTGCACGAGCAAGAGAGAGAGAAGCGTGAGAACCAGACTCTCGCTAATTTACTTGCTAACCACCATAGAGACTATGTTTTGGGTCAAACCGGACTCATTCAG GTACCTATTGCATCTTTAGTGGGTAAAACTGTTGGACTCTACTTTTCAGCGGAATGGTGCGTGCCATGCGCGAAGTTCACTCCGAAACTAATTTCCATTTACCACAAGATCAAGCAGGAGCTAAGTGAAAAGGGTTCAGAGGAAGACTTTGAAATAGTGCTGGTTTCCCACGACCGTGACAAAGCATCATTTGACTCTTACTACGGTACCATGCCATGGCTAGCTTTGCCTTTTGGGGACCCAGAGATCAAGAACCTCGCTAGGCACTTCGATGTGCAAGGGATTCCTTGCTTGGTAATCATAGGCCCCACTGGTAAAACCATAACGGGGCACGGGAGGAACTTAATAAACTTATACCAAGAAAATGCATACCCTTTCACCGGTGAGAAAGTGCTGCAGCTGGAGAAACAACTAACTGAAGAGGCGAAGGGGCTTCCAAGATTGGTGCGCCATGAAGGGCATAGACATGAGCTGAATTTGGTGTCTGATGGGAATGGAGGTGGGCCATTCATATGCTGTGTGTGTGATGAACAAGGATCTAATTGGGCCTACCAGTGTCTCGAATGTGGCTATGAAGTGCATCCAAGGTGCGTTACTAATGCTCCAGAACATGACAATAATGTCGTCGTGGGAAGATGA